The sequence below is a genomic window from Corynebacterium afermentans subsp. afermentans.
GAAGGCGTCGTACGTGTGGATCTTGTCGTATCCCTTATGCGCCCCGCCGCCGGTGATCAGCGTGGTGTTGTAGACGCGGTTGTACTGCTTGCCGTCCACGGTGTTCGTGTCTGCGGGGCGGAACATGCCGGCGACGATGGTGACGCGGAGCTCGTCGCTAAGCTTTTTCAGCCCTGTGGCGAACGGACCGTCCAGTTCCTCTGCCTGCGTATCCAGCCGCCCCTGCCCGAACGCCTGGCTGGTGGCCTCGGGCAAAACGATCAGCGTGGCGCCTTGGGCGGCGGCGTCGCGGATACGCGGTTCGATGGCGGACAAATTTTCCATCTTGTCGCCGCCGGCGGCAATTTGCAATAGCGCGATCTTCATGTGGATAACTCTAGGTGCGTCTCGGGGGAGTTATCCACAGATTTGGATTGGGGTATTGCGTCGACTGTTGCGTTCGCGGATGGTTCGTTGCATGACATTTCTTCAACTGACCACAGACACCGCACCCGCCGCCCGCAGCTGCATCCGCAGCTTCACCGCCCTTCCCGCCGCCCACTTAAATCCCTCGCGCTCCGCGTCCGCGCTCACATCGTTGCAGGACGTTGAGCATTTGCTTGTCGACGATGTCACGTCCCGCCTGGACACCCACCTCCACGACGTCGCCGCATTTGCGTCCAAAGTGGAGCAGACGGACACCCGCTTGGGCAAGGAGCTCACGCCGTGACGTACAAACCAGCACTGTCCACATCCGAATTGTTCGCCGCGGCAGCCGCCACCAAATTGGCAGCAGCCGGTGCGCGGGAGCGCGCGGAACACGCGCCGTATTCAGCCGCCGTCATTGCGGATTCAGGGTTCCGCGGACCCGCGTTCGAAGCGTCTGCTGCAAGGCTAGCCAGCTACAACGCGGCGCTTGCCGCCAGTGCTGTGCGGCTGGAGCAGGCGTCGGTGGCCTTGCTCGCCGCCGCCGGTTTGCAGCAGCAGTTGGACGAGGCCGCCGAGTTCATCGGCGTCACCGCCCATTCACGCGTCGTGCTGTGGCTCAACGGCATGTCCATGATGCTGGATCTGAGGCTGTCACGGACCCTGTTGGGTGCAGCCGGCAAGGAGCAGGACTACGACCCGCTGTTCGATCACCCGGACGAGTCCTTCGAATCGTTGCACGCCCGGCACGCACAGACGGTGCCAGCGTCCACGATGGCAGCGGTGGAAGACGCTGGCGGCGTGATCCTCGAGGCCGGTCCGACTGCGACCACGGTCCTGGTCGGCGACGCGGTGGACCCCTCACGCGTGATCACCATGGTCGCGGGTGCAACCACCGGCACACCCTCGAAGCTGCCGGGCGAGCTGGAGAAAGCCCAGATGTTGTCAGAAAAGACCGGGGCCGCCGTGGTGGTGTGGCAGGGCTACGCCCCTCCCCCGCTGCTCACGGACGCAGCCTCGCCCCACCGCGCCCACGCCGGCGCGGACGACCTTGCAATGTTCCAGGCCGCGTTGGAGGAGCGCTTCCCCGACGCACAGAAGACCGTGGTCTCCCACAGCTACGGCTCGCTCTTAGCCACGAAGGCGGCGCACCAGCACGGGTTGCTTGCAGACGACCTGTGGATCCTGGGCAGCGCAGGCGTCTCGGGCGAGCACGTCTCGAAGCTGACCCTGGCTGGGCCCGAAGCGACGGTGCACGTGGTGGATTCCCCCGAAGACCCGATCCTGTTGTTGCGCTCCGGTCCGACGGCGGCGATCGGCTCGTCGCCGTCGTACATCGGGTGGGGCGGCGAGCGTGTGCTGGGAGTCAGGGGCGGGCACACCGACTACTTCACAGACCCCACATTTCTGTCGGCTTTACAACAGCGCTCGGACC
It includes:
- a CDS encoding alpha/beta hydrolase → MTYKPALSTSELFAAAAATKLAAAGARERAEHAPYSAAVIADSGFRGPAFEASAARLASYNAALAASAVRLEQASVALLAAAGLQQQLDEAAEFIGVTAHSRVVLWLNGMSMMLDLRLSRTLLGAAGKEQDYDPLFDHPDESFESLHARHAQTVPASTMAAVEDAGGVILEAGPTATTVLVGDAVDPSRVITMVAGATTGTPSKLPGELEKAQMLSEKTGAAVVVWQGYAPPPLLTDAASPHRAHAGADDLAMFQAALEERFPDAQKTVVSHSYGSLLATKAAHQHGLLADDLWILGSAGVSGEHVSKLTLAGPEATVHVVDSPEDPILLLRSGPTAAIGSSPSYIGWGGERVLGVRGGHTDYFTDPTFLSALQQRSDPAA